A DNA window from Streptomyces sp. 71268 contains the following coding sequences:
- a CDS encoding NAD(P)H-binding protein produces the protein MKLTVIGGTGLIGSQVVRKLAEAGHEAVPAALSTGVDLLTGEGLDQALTGAETVVNVANSPTFDAASLDFFRTSTDNLLAAGERAGVRHQVILSIVGVDQVPQLDYYRAKTLQEELLRQGPTPYSIVRATQFFEFVDAILSWSSDESAVRLPATRVQPMAAADVVAAVVDVATGHPLNGVRDVAGPEVFPLDELGRITLAARHDGRPVRTDESAGMFAAVTGDVLTAGPGAHLAPTYYRDWLRDTR, from the coding sequence ATGAAGCTCACAGTCATCGGCGGGACCGGGCTGATCGGCTCGCAGGTGGTCCGCAAGCTGGCCGAGGCGGGGCACGAGGCCGTGCCCGCGGCGCTGTCCACCGGCGTCGACCTGCTCACCGGCGAGGGGCTTGACCAGGCCCTGACGGGGGCCGAGACCGTGGTCAACGTGGCGAACTCGCCCACGTTCGACGCGGCGTCCCTCGACTTCTTCCGCACCTCGACGGACAACCTGCTCGCGGCCGGCGAGCGGGCCGGCGTCCGGCACCAGGTGATCCTGTCCATCGTCGGCGTGGACCAGGTGCCCCAACTCGACTACTACCGGGCCAAGACCCTCCAGGAGGAGTTGCTGCGACAGGGCCCGACGCCCTACTCCATCGTGCGCGCCACCCAGTTCTTCGAGTTCGTCGACGCGATCCTGTCCTGGTCGTCGGACGAGAGCGCGGTCCGCCTGCCCGCCACCCGCGTCCAGCCGATGGCCGCGGCGGACGTCGTGGCCGCGGTCGTCGACGTCGCCACCGGTCACCCGCTGAACGGCGTGCGCGACGTCGCGGGCCCCGAGGTCTTCCCGCTGGACGAACTCGGCAGGATCACCCTGGCGGCCCGGCACGACGGCCGGCCCGTACGCACCGACGAATCGGCCGGCATGTTCGCCGCCGTCACCGGCGACGTGCTCACCGCGGGGCCCGGCGCTCACCTGGCCCCCACGTACTACCGGGACTGGCTGCGCGACACGCGCTGA
- a CDS encoding Rrf2 family transcriptional regulator encodes MKLSGGVEWALHCCVVLTTATEPVPAVRLAQLHDVSGSYLAKQLQALSRAGLVNSVQGKAGGYELTRAPERISVLDVVEAVDGSRPAFVCTEIRQRGPLAAPPESCTRPCAISRAMASADAAWRAALRDVSIADLARGVDEDYGPTALTGIRAWLTGPGDGAPLDD; translated from the coding sequence ATGAAGTTGTCGGGCGGGGTCGAGTGGGCGCTGCACTGCTGCGTGGTGCTGACGACCGCGACGGAGCCGGTGCCCGCGGTGCGGCTGGCACAGCTGCACGACGTGTCGGGCAGCTACCTGGCCAAGCAGTTGCAGGCGCTCTCCCGCGCGGGCCTGGTCAACTCCGTCCAGGGCAAGGCGGGCGGGTACGAACTCACCCGGGCCCCCGAGCGGATCTCCGTCCTCGACGTGGTGGAGGCCGTGGACGGCTCGCGGCCCGCGTTCGTGTGTACGGAGATCCGCCAGCGCGGCCCGCTGGCGGCGCCCCCGGAGAGCTGCACCCGGCCGTGCGCCATCTCCCGCGCCATGGCCAGCGCCGACGCGGCCTGGCGGGCGGCCCTGCGCGACGTGTCGATCGCCGACCTCGCCCGGGGCGTGGACGAGGACTACGGCCCGACCGCGCTCACCGGCATCCGCGCCTGGCTGACGGGCCCGGGCGACGGCGCGCCGCTCGACGACTGA
- a CDS encoding siderophore biosynthesis protein: protein MRLHLLAVNPTDSVTEGFLPAAARLGCAVTVLTDQPAAHERAYDRYAAAGGTLPELTYLPCDVTDFRAVIAAIAATGKPDAVFSNSDHLQTQTALAADFFGLPGKDWRAALRTKNKAQLRRALAEAGQDVVFSAELHPEPPPADPERLARAVRRADPPYPCVIKPREGVASEDVALAADEAELLAHCREIAARRPGAALVVEEFLAGPLHTLETLGDGDLLHPVAAFATELSPPPHFVEERLHLLPGPAPHAEQVLAQLRALGVGFGACHTEYVVQGERARIVEVNYRAIGDRCDLALADVLGIPLFEHVLRTHAGQPLPASLAAARAGRLRMEYVIADRAGTLTTAPGPSRATHDGVRLDYRPLREIGTHRPLHHTNRDFLGVLCATGADQRAVDEAVARFLAAHTWEIRP from the coding sequence GTGCGGCTCCACCTCCTCGCCGTCAACCCCACCGACTCCGTCACGGAGGGGTTCCTCCCCGCCGCCGCCCGGCTCGGCTGCGCCGTCACCGTCCTCACCGACCAGCCGGCCGCCCACGAGCGCGCCTACGACCGGTACGCCGCCGCCGGCGGCACGCTGCCCGAGTTGACGTACCTGCCCTGCGACGTCACGGACTTCCGCGCGGTCATCGCCGCCATCGCGGCCACCGGCAAGCCCGACGCGGTGTTCAGCAACAGCGACCACCTCCAGACGCAGACCGCGCTGGCCGCCGACTTCTTCGGACTGCCGGGAAAGGACTGGCGCGCGGCGCTGCGTACCAAGAACAAGGCCCAACTGCGGCGCGCGCTCGCCGAGGCCGGGCAGGACGTCGTCTTCTCCGCCGAGCTCCACCCGGAGCCGCCCCCGGCCGACCCCGAGCGCCTGGCCCGCGCGGTGCGGCGGGCCGACCCGCCCTACCCCTGCGTGATCAAGCCGCGCGAGGGCGTCGCGAGCGAGGACGTCGCCCTCGCGGCGGACGAGGCCGAACTCCTGGCCCACTGCCGTGAGATAGCGGCCCGGCGTCCCGGCGCCGCCCTGGTGGTCGAGGAGTTCCTGGCCGGGCCGCTGCACACGCTGGAGACCCTGGGCGACGGCGACCTGCTGCACCCCGTGGCCGCCTTCGCCACCGAGCTGTCACCACCACCGCACTTCGTCGAGGAACGACTGCACCTGCTGCCCGGGCCCGCCCCACACGCCGAACAGGTGCTGGCCCAACTGCGCGCGCTGGGCGTCGGTTTCGGCGCCTGCCACACCGAGTACGTGGTGCAGGGCGAGCGCGCCAGGATCGTCGAGGTCAACTACCGGGCCATCGGCGACCGGTGCGACCTGGCCCTGGCCGACGTGCTCGGCATCCCGCTCTTCGAACACGTCCTGCGCACCCACGCCGGCCAGCCCCTGCCCGCGTCGCTGGCCGCCGCCCGCGCCGGCCGGCTGCGTATGGAGTACGTGATCGCCGACCGCGCCGGCACCCTGACCACCGCGCCGGGCCCGAGCCGGGCCACCCACGACGGCGTACGCCTCGACTACCGCCCGCTGCGCGAGATCGGCACCCACCGGCCGCTGCACCACACCAACCGCGACTTCCTCGGCGTCCTGTGCGCCACCGGCGCCGACCAGCGGGCCGTCGACGAGGCCGTGGCGCGCTTCCTGGCCGCCCACACCTGGGAGATCCGGCCGTGA
- a CDS encoding DsbA family oxidoreductase: MRVEVWVDVLCPWGYIGKRRLERALARFDGRAEVEIVWRSLELDPGSPRTTSGPIADLLVEYGVYESRRTALRQFEMITYLGQQEGLELRPASTVPANSFDAHRLLHLAAERGQGDAMIERLLRGCLTENVNVADHAALVSLGREVGLDHAEMWSVLDSDAYAGSVLADRDLARERGLRGSPTFVVGGQAAPLGAPSVDTLLELLGQPVG; encoded by the coding sequence GTGAGGGTGGAAGTCTGGGTGGACGTGCTCTGCCCCTGGGGTTACATCGGCAAGCGGCGACTGGAGCGGGCACTGGCCCGGTTCGACGGACGGGCCGAGGTGGAGATCGTGTGGCGGAGCCTGGAGCTCGATCCCGGCAGCCCGCGGACCACGAGCGGGCCCATCGCGGACCTGCTCGTGGAGTACGGCGTGTACGAGAGCCGGCGAACGGCGCTCCGGCAGTTCGAGATGATCACGTATCTGGGGCAGCAGGAGGGGCTGGAGCTGCGCCCCGCCAGTACGGTGCCGGCGAACTCCTTCGACGCGCACCGGCTGCTGCACCTCGCCGCCGAGCGCGGGCAGGGCGACGCCATGATCGAGCGGCTGCTGCGCGGCTGTCTGACCGAGAACGTGAACGTGGCCGACCACGCCGCGCTGGTGTCGCTGGGCCGCGAGGTGGGGCTCGACCACGCGGAGATGTGGTCGGTCCTGGACAGCGACGCGTACGCGGGAAGCGTGCTGGCCGACCGCGACCTGGCGCGGGAGCGCGGCCTGCGGGGCTCGCCGACGTTCGTGGTCGGCGGGCAGGCCGCACCGCTGGGCGCGCCGTCGGTGGACACGCTCCTCGAGCTGTTGGGGCAGCCGGTCGGGTGA
- a CDS encoding carboxyl transferase domain-containing protein encodes MTGTHSRPTARELIETVIAPGSWRCWDEPVTVSPADPEYRADLARARERTGLDESVITGSGLLAGARVAVVACEFGFLAGSIGVAAGERLVRAVRRATAERLPLLAAPASGGTRMQEGTVAFVQMVKVTAAIAAHKAAGLPYLVHLRHPTTGGVFASWGSLGHVTTAEPGALIGFLGPRVHEALYGERFPEGVQVAEHLYAHGLVDAVLPTAELPDATARALRVLRGGGPTAGRTGDHAEGPATATSPAADVPATAPRRDEAFGGGSAPEAAESIRRSRRPERPGVRALLRVAAEDVTPLSGTGAGEHDPGMLLALARVGGTPCVVLGHDRGHPDPDRDPDTARPEAGVGQPLGPAGLRTARRGMRVAAELGLPLLTVVDTAGAALSQAAEEGGLAGEIARCLADLVTLPAPTLCLLLGQGAGGGALALLPADRVLAARHAWLSPLPPEGASAILYRTTERADEVAARQGVRSADLLAAGIVDRIVEETPRTRAREGEETQRRPSDGAGPAVARGPGPEADAADAPHAFLVRLGAILGAELAALRAQDPAARLAARRAAGRG; translated from the coding sequence ATGACCGGAACGCACTCCCGTCCGACCGCTCGTGAACTGATCGAGACCGTTATCGCCCCCGGGAGCTGGCGCTGCTGGGACGAGCCGGTCACGGTCTCCCCAGCCGACCCGGAGTACCGCGCCGACCTGGCGCGCGCCCGCGAGCGCACGGGGCTCGACGAGTCCGTCATCACCGGAAGCGGCCTGCTCGCCGGGGCGCGGGTGGCCGTCGTGGCCTGCGAGTTCGGCTTCCTGGCCGGTTCGATCGGGGTCGCCGCGGGGGAGCGGCTGGTACGGGCCGTGCGGCGGGCCACCGCGGAGCGGCTGCCGCTGCTGGCCGCGCCCGCGTCCGGCGGGACCCGGATGCAGGAGGGCACCGTCGCCTTCGTGCAGATGGTGAAGGTCACCGCGGCCATCGCGGCCCACAAGGCGGCCGGTCTGCCCTACCTCGTCCACCTGCGCCACCCCACCACCGGCGGCGTCTTCGCGTCCTGGGGTTCGCTCGGCCACGTCACCACCGCCGAACCGGGCGCGCTCATCGGCTTCCTGGGCCCCCGGGTGCACGAGGCGCTCTACGGGGAGCGGTTCCCCGAGGGCGTCCAGGTCGCCGAGCACCTGTACGCCCACGGCCTGGTGGACGCGGTGCTGCCGACGGCCGAACTGCCCGACGCCACGGCGCGCGCCCTGCGCGTCCTGCGTGGCGGCGGCCCGACGGCCGGCCGGACCGGCGACCACGCGGAAGGGCCGGCCACCGCGACATCACCCGCCGCCGACGTCCCGGCCACCGCGCCGCGCCGCGACGAGGCATTCGGCGGCGGGTCGGCGCCCGAGGCCGCTGAGTCGATCCGGCGCTCGCGCCGCCCGGAACGCCCCGGCGTGCGGGCGCTGTTGCGGGTCGCGGCCGAGGACGTCACGCCGCTGAGCGGCACCGGCGCCGGGGAGCACGACCCGGGCATGCTCCTCGCGCTGGCCCGGGTGGGCGGCACGCCGTGCGTCGTCCTCGGCCACGACCGGGGCCACCCCGATCCCGACCGCGACCCCGACACCGCCCGCCCCGAGGCCGGTGTCGGGCAGCCGCTCGGCCCGGCCGGGCTGCGTACGGCGCGGCGCGGCATGCGGGTCGCCGCCGAGTTGGGCCTGCCGCTGCTGACCGTCGTGGACACGGCGGGGGCCGCACTGAGCCAGGCCGCCGAGGAGGGTGGCCTGGCGGGGGAGATCGCCCGGTGCCTGGCCGACCTGGTGACGCTGCCCGCGCCGACCCTGTGCCTGCTGCTCGGCCAGGGCGCCGGCGGTGGCGCGTTGGCCCTGCTGCCCGCCGACCGGGTGCTGGCGGCCCGGCACGCGTGGCTGTCGCCGCTGCCGCCGGAGGGCGCGTCGGCCATCCTGTACCGGACCACGGAGCGGGCCGACGAGGTGGCCGCGCGCCAGGGCGTACGCTCGGCCGACCTGCTCGCGGCGGGCATCGTGGACCGGATCGTGGAGGAGACCCCGCGAACGCGGGCGCGGGAAGGGGAAGAGACCCAGCGGCGGCCGTCGGACGGCGCCGGCCCGGCAGTGGCGCGGGGGCCCGGCCCGGAGGCGGACGCGGCCGACGCGCCGCACGCGTTCCTGGTGCGCCTCGGCGCGATCCTCGGCGCCGAACTCGCCGCCCTCCGCGCCCAGGACCCCGCAGCGCGCCTCGCCGCCCGCCGCGCGGCGGGCCGCGGCTAG